The following proteins are co-located in the Orenia marismortui DSM 5156 genome:
- a CDS encoding sensor histidine kinase, whose product MFKMCFANKSFMSRLITSYIIIILLTLTIVGAIFGYLFHNYYSGLKEWKLSNKGQRIAKLVNASFYNKDLDLDMIKNKLNTIAHSSNMDIGIINYKGKIIFDSTQNQNNSLDIKKKEIIQVLKGNKFSKKILGPDNKSLIMIFPLIQDNGSIILEKKKFNRDKIIGGIVIQTAIGNIAETINEIIKITLYSFLIAIVAASFLSFFFSKRVTKPLADINKSAKNIAKGKFEIVPLPKSSSREIRSLVDTFNYAVAEIDDTLEKKRRLENVRKEFVANVSHEFRAPLTTIKGFLEIILGQDLEQDELREYLEIMYKDTEYLEYLLEDLLVLSRLDSKRIILNKENIHPKVLVKRAVSSLQSKFKSKSLKVKLKISESLPKIFVDVNRMHQVLINLLDNGINYSPEGGRIEIMVDFSENQQGVRFSIADEGIGIATKDLDKIWQRFYKVDSARTREAKKGNGLGLAIVKEIINKHDAKIKVVNNSHGGATFSFVINKKNKI is encoded by the coding sequence ATGTTTAAGATGTGTTTTGCTAATAAAAGCTTTATGAGTAGACTAATTACCTCTTATATTATTATTATCTTATTAACTTTGACTATTGTTGGAGCTATCTTTGGCTATTTATTTCATAACTATTATTCTGGTTTAAAGGAATGGAAGCTTAGTAATAAAGGGCAGCGGATTGCAAAGTTGGTTAATGCTAGCTTCTATAATAAAGACTTAGATCTTGATATGATTAAGAATAAACTTAATACCATTGCCCATTCTTCTAATATGGATATTGGAATTATCAATTATAAAGGTAAGATTATCTTTGATTCTACTCAAAACCAGAATAATAGCCTTGATATTAAAAAGAAAGAAATAATCCAAGTTTTAAAAGGGAATAAGTTCAGTAAAAAGATCTTAGGACCTGATAATAAGAGCTTAATTATGATCTTTCCTCTTATCCAAGATAACGGTTCTATTATTTTAGAAAAGAAGAAATTTAACAGGGATAAAATTATTGGTGGAATAGTCATTCAAACTGCTATAGGTAATATTGCTGAGACTATCAATGAAATTATTAAGATTACATTGTATTCCTTTTTAATTGCTATAGTAGCTGCCTCTTTTTTAAGTTTCTTTTTCTCTAAAAGGGTGACTAAGCCCCTAGCCGATATTAATAAATCAGCTAAAAATATAGCTAAGGGGAAATTTGAAATTGTTCCTTTACCTAAAAGTAGTAGTAGGGAGATTAGATCTCTAGTCGATACTTTTAATTATGCTGTGGCAGAGATTGATGATACCTTAGAGAAGAAGAGGAGGTTAGAGAATGTCAGAAAGGAATTTGTAGCTAATGTCTCCCATGAGTTTAGGGCGCCTTTGACTACAATTAAAGGGTTTTTAGAGATAATCTTAGGGCAAGATTTAGAGCAAGATGAGCTAAGGGAGTATCTAGAGATTATGTATAAGGATACAGAGTATTTAGAATATTTATTAGAGGATCTTTTAGTCTTAAGTCGCCTTGATTCTAAGAGAATAATCCTAAATAAAGAAAATATACATCCTAAAGTTCTCGTAAAAAGAGCTGTTAGCTCTTTGCAAAGTAAATTTAAAAGTAAGAGTTTAAAGGTTAAATTAAAGATTTCAGAGTCTCTGCCAAAGATCTTTGTAGATGTTAATCGAATGCATCAAGTCTTAATTAACTTACTTGATAATGGAATTAATTATTCACCTGAAGGCGGAAGAATAGAAATTATGGTTGACTTTAGTGAAAATCAACAAGGAGTAAGATTCTCTATAGCTGATGAGGGAATTGGGATTGCTACGAAGGATCTGGATAAGATCTGGCAGAGATTTTATAAGGTTGATTCAGCACGAACTAGGGAAGCTAAAAAAGGTAATGGACTAGGTTTGGCAATTGTTAAGGAAATTATTAATAAACATGATGCTAAGATAAAAGTAGTTAATAATAGTCATGGTGGAGCTACTTTCAGTTTTGTTATAAATAAAAAAAATAAAATTTAA
- a CDS encoding IS30 family transposase has translation FKSFTCDNGSEFAQMSFLEQISDTKVYFAHPYSSWERGTNERHNGLIRRFIPKGNSLNQFSIESIARVQNWCNTLPRKILDYLTPDEIFEDKLKQILYD, from the coding sequence ATTTAAAAGCTTCACTTGTGATAATGGCTCTGAGTTTGCTCAAATGTCATTTTTAGAGCAAATTAGTGATACTAAAGTATACTTTGCACATCCATATTCATCATGGGAAAGAGGAACTAATGAGCGTCATAATGGTCTTATAAGACGCTTTATCCCTAAAGGTAATAGTCTAAACCAATTCTCTATTGAATCTATTGCTAGAGTCCAAAACTGGTGCAATACTTTACCAAGAAAAATCTTAGATTACCTAACCCCTGATGAAATATTTGAAGATAAATTAAAACAAATTCTTTATGACTAA
- a CDS encoding sodium:calcium antiporter has product MVELWVIFLVSAVAIIIAGTKLSDYGDVIAIKTGLGQALVGSILVAGATSLPEVVTSSTASIIGAPDIAIGNVFGSNTFNLMILALVDLLHGAGPFMLKVHSKHILSALLGILLSGLATLFILANYLTDLKLEFLGIGLGSFAILVTYLVGTRLIFRYEKKHQLEEEEEEDLVDLETSLKEAIIGFSISAIIIVIAGISLSYSGDKIATLSGLDKTFMGTILVAAATSLPEVVASISAIRINAYDMAVGNVFGSNIFNMVIIIVSDIAYRGGSVLEAASLTHSLTAVLGLILSAVAVIGLFYRSKKTFLTIGWDSIAITAIYLFGAYLLFQLGISA; this is encoded by the coding sequence GTGGTAGAATTATGGGTTATATTTTTAGTCTCGGCAGTAGCAATTATTATTGCAGGTACTAAATTATCAGATTATGGTGATGTAATAGCAATTAAGACTGGATTAGGTCAAGCACTAGTAGGGAGTATCTTAGTAGCTGGTGCTACCTCTTTGCCAGAGGTGGTAACAAGCTCTACAGCTTCAATTATTGGGGCTCCTGATATTGCTATTGGTAATGTCTTTGGTAGTAATACCTTTAATTTAATGATTTTAGCTTTAGTGGACTTGCTTCATGGTGCAGGCCCCTTTATGTTAAAGGTTCATTCTAAGCATATCTTATCGGCTTTACTGGGAATTTTATTATCAGGTTTAGCTACTTTATTTATTTTGGCAAATTATTTAACAGATTTAAAGCTTGAATTTCTGGGAATTGGATTAGGTAGTTTTGCTATCTTAGTTACATATTTAGTGGGTACTAGATTGATCTTTAGATATGAGAAGAAACATCAGCTTGAAGAGGAGGAAGAAGAGGACTTAGTTGATTTAGAAACTTCATTAAAAGAAGCGATTATAGGCTTTAGTATCTCAGCTATAATAATTGTAATTGCAGGTATCTCTTTATCTTACTCAGGTGATAAGATTGCTACTTTAAGTGGTTTAGATAAGACCTTTATGGGGACAATTTTAGTCGCTGCTGCTACTTCATTACCTGAGGTTGTTGCATCTATTTCAGCAATTAGAATTAATGCTTATGATATGGCTGTTGGTAATGTCTTTGGTAGTAATATCTTTAATATGGTAATTATTATTGTCAGTGATATCGCTTATCGTGGGGGCAGTGTTTTAGAAGCGGCTTCTTTAACTCACTCTTTAACAGCAGTCTTAGGTTTAATCTTAAGTGCTGTAGCTGTTATTGGTCTCTTCTATCGTTCTAAAAAGACCTTCTTGACTATCGGTTGGGATTCTATTGCTATTACAGCTATCTACTTATTTGGAGCTTATCTCTTATTCCAGTTAGGAATTAGTGCTTAG
- a CDS encoding D-alanyl-D-alanine carboxypeptidase family protein, protein MKINRIVILALVLITLLSQVAWASPFENIHTKAAILMVADNGQILFKKNANLKLPPASMSKLMTILLALEAVEKGEASLDDEVRISDLAEGMGGSQIWLAQGDLLTLRDLLKAVTISSANDACVAVAEYIGETEYGFIEMMNNKARELGMENTQFFNTTGLPNEGENNYSTVYDMAILARELVTNYPQVLKWSAQQVDYIKNNDLAIYTTNNLLSDYSYATGLKTGWTEEAKFCLTATASKDDTTLISVLMGAENDNDRTTATIKLLNYGFNAFNKVYLVNSQVKIKEVEVAKGKELKVEVETAQAFSPYILRGTKDQIKQEIKITKSLEAPIKKGELVGKLIFKQQGGKVLGQVDLQTAKDIKRANIFVLIFRWIKAFFMNLIYIE, encoded by the coding sequence ATGAAGATAAATAGAATAGTAATTCTAGCTTTAGTATTAATTACCCTTTTATCACAGGTAGCATGGGCAAGCCCCTTTGAAAATATACATACTAAGGCGGCTATCTTGATGGTTGCTGATAATGGGCAGATCTTATTTAAGAAGAATGCCAACTTAAAGCTACCCCCAGCTAGTATGAGTAAGTTAATGACTATCTTATTGGCTTTGGAGGCTGTTGAGAAGGGGGAGGCTAGCTTAGATGATGAGGTTAGAATAAGTGATTTAGCTGAAGGAATGGGAGGATCACAAATCTGGTTAGCTCAGGGGGATTTGTTAACTCTTAGGGATTTATTAAAGGCTGTAACTATCTCTTCAGCTAATGATGCATGTGTAGCTGTAGCAGAGTATATTGGTGAAACTGAATATGGTTTTATTGAGATGATGAATAATAAGGCTAGAGAGTTAGGAATGGAAAATACTCAATTCTTCAATACAACTGGTCTGCCAAATGAGGGCGAGAACAATTATTCTACAGTTTATGATATGGCTATCTTGGCTAGAGAGCTAGTTACTAATTATCCTCAAGTTTTAAAATGGTCTGCTCAGCAGGTAGATTATATCAAAAATAATGATTTAGCTATATATACTACTAATAATCTATTAAGTGATTATTCTTATGCGACTGGGTTAAAGACTGGTTGGACCGAAGAAGCCAAATTCTGTTTAACAGCTACTGCTAGCAAGGATGATACTACTTTAATCTCTGTGTTAATGGGAGCAGAAAATGATAATGATAGAACAACAGCGACGATTAAGTTGTTAAATTATGGATTTAATGCCTTTAATAAAGTATATCTGGTTAACTCTCAAGTTAAAATCAAAGAGGTTGAGGTAGCTAAAGGAAAAGAGCTTAAAGTTGAAGTAGAGACAGCTCAAGCCTTCTCACCTTATATCCTTAGAGGAACTAAGGATCAAATCAAGCAAGAGATCAAAATAACTAAGAGTTTAGAAGCTCCTATCAAGAAAGGGGAGTTAGTAGGTAAGCTGATCTTTAAGCAACAAGGTGGAAAGGTATTAGGTCAAGTTGATCTGCAAACTGCTAAAGATATTAAAAGAGCTAACATCTTTGTTTTAATCTTTAGATGGATTAAGGCGTTTTTTATGAACTTAATTTATATTGAATAA